One genomic region from candidate division Zixibacteria bacterium HGW-Zixibacteria-1 encodes:
- a CDS encoding two-component system response regulator, producing the protein MNNKYPEKILIVDDEQNILAALERQLRGTFNVVTAEDGHNGLRVLQEQGPFAVIVSDMRMPEMNGIQLLVQAAKFSPDTVRMMLTGNADLETAMHALNEGNIFRFLVKPCQKATMDWALEDGIKQYRLIMAERELLEKTLKGSVQVLTNILELVNPLAFSRTSRITNYVSQICMRLKIKDIWQYEMAAMLSQIGCVTVPADTLAAIFAGGEMPESELNMFADHPHVGKQLLSKIPRLETISEMVSGQLIEYQETAIENDALPSDPGLLGAQILRTALDFDSLITRGRTATQALGELKSRNKKYHPSILKTLRDIQIAQIEMQSKVVNILDLNDSMVLADDIYTRAGALLAAKNQKITISVRKLLRNYIEKKAIKETVNVLIPGGSIKELEPIQATMAT; encoded by the coding sequence ATGAATAATAAATATCCTGAAAAAATCCTGATTGTCGACGATGAACAAAACATTCTTGCGGCATTGGAACGCCAGCTTCGCGGGACTTTCAATGTTGTCACAGCCGAAGATGGGCATAATGGATTGAGGGTTTTGCAAGAACAGGGACCATTTGCAGTTATTGTATCCGACATGAGAATGCCGGAAATGAATGGAATTCAATTACTTGTTCAGGCTGCCAAATTTTCTCCGGATACGGTTCGCATGATGCTGACCGGAAATGCTGATCTTGAAACGGCAATGCATGCTCTAAATGAGGGCAATATTTTTCGATTTTTGGTAAAGCCATGTCAAAAGGCCACAATGGACTGGGCGTTGGAGGATGGAATTAAGCAATATCGTTTGATTATGGCAGAACGGGAATTACTTGAAAAAACTCTTAAAGGAAGTGTCCAGGTATTGACAAATATTCTGGAGCTGGTGAATCCACTGGCTTTCAGCAGAACATCCCGAATAACCAATTATGTTAGTCAAATATGCATGCGTTTAAAAATTAAGGACATTTGGCAATATGAGATGGCCGCAATGCTCTCCCAAATCGGATGCGTCACCGTTCCTGCTGACACTCTGGCCGCAATTTTCGCCGGGGGTGAGATGCCTGAATCAGAACTAAATATGTTTGCGGATCATCCTCATGTCGGAAAGCAGTTATTATCTAAGATACCAAGACTGGAGACAATATCTGAGATGGTGTCAGGGCAGTTGATAGAATATCAAGAGACCGCAATTGAAAACGATGCCTTACCTTCTGACCCGGGATTGCTCGGGGCTCAGATATTAAGAACTGCCCTGGATTTTGACAGCTTGATTACGCGTGGTCGTACTGCTACACAGGCTCTCGGCGAATTAAAATCCCGTAATAAAAAGTATCATCCCAGCATTCTCAAGACATTGCGGGATATTCAGATCGCACAAATTGAGATGCAATCAAAAGTGGTCAACATCCTTGATCTTAATGATTCGATGGTGCTTGCTGATGATATATATACTCGTGCTGGCGCACTGCTTGCCGCTAAGAATCAAAAAATCACTATATCAGTCCGCAAATTACTGAGAAATTACATTGAAAAGAAAGCTATAAAGGAAACGGTAAATGTGCTAATACCGGGCGGCAGCATAAAGGAATTGGAACCGATTCAGGCAACGATGGCCACATAA